Proteins from a genomic interval of Thermoanaerobacterium thermosaccharolyticum DSM 571:
- a CDS encoding iron-containing alcohol dehydrogenase, whose protein sequence is MWETKINPSKVFELRCKNTTYFGIGSIQKIKDILEVLKNKGIDNVIFITGKGSYKASGAWDVVKPILDELDLKYSLYDRVGPNPTVDMIDEATKIGRESGAKAVVGIGGGSPIDTAKSVAVLLKYTDKNARELYEQKFIPEEAVPIIAINLTHGTGTEVDRFAVATIPEKNYKPAIAYDCLYPMYAIDDPALMTKLDKRQTIAVTVDALNHITEAATTLAASPYSILTAKETVRLIVRYLPAAVNDPLNLVARYYLLYASALAGISFDNGLLHLTHALEHPLSAVKPEIAHGLGLGAILPAVIKAIYPATAEILADVYSPVVPGLKGLPSEAEYVSQKVEEWLFNVGCTQKLTDFGFTKEDIPTLVNLAKTTPSLDGLLSIAPIEATESVIEKIYVESL, encoded by the coding sequence ATGTGGGAAACAAAAATAAACCCTAGTAAAGTTTTTGAGCTACGCTGTAAAAATACGACTTATTTTGGAATAGGTAGCATACAAAAAATAAAAGATATTTTAGAGGTTCTCAAAAATAAAGGTATTGATAATGTTATTTTTATAACAGGAAAGGGTTCTTATAAAGCCAGCGGTGCTTGGGATGTTGTGAAACCTATACTGGATGAGCTTGATTTAAAATATTCACTTTATGATAGGGTTGGTCCTAATCCTACTGTTGACATGATTGATGAGGCAACAAAAATTGGACGCGAATCTGGAGCAAAAGCAGTTGTAGGAATTGGTGGTGGCAGCCCTATAGATACTGCTAAAAGTGTAGCTGTACTTTTAAAGTATACTGATAAAAATGCAAGAGAACTTTATGAGCAGAAATTTATACCTGAAGAGGCTGTTCCTATCATAGCTATAAATCTTACTCACGGCACTGGCACGGAAGTAGACAGATTTGCAGTAGCCACAATACCAGAAAAAAATTATAAACCGGCTATTGCTTATGATTGTCTGTATCCTATGTATGCAATAGATGATCCTGCACTTATGACTAAACTTGATAAAAGGCAGACAATAGCAGTAACTGTAGATGCATTAAACCATATTACTGAAGCTGCTACAACACTTGCTGCATCCCCGTATAGCATTCTTACTGCAAAAGAGACAGTAAGATTGATAGTTCGCTATCTTCCTGCTGCTGTAAATGATCCTTTAAATCTTGTAGCAAGGTATTATTTGCTGTATGCCTCTGCTTTGGCTGGTATTTCTTTTGACAATGGTCTTTTGCACCTTACTCATGCTTTGGAGCATCCTTTGAGTGCTGTAAAACCTGAGATAGCTCATGGTCTTGGACTTGGAGCAATATTACCTGCAGTGATAAAAGCAATTTATCCTGCTACAGCAGAAATTTTGGCTGATGTATATAGCCCTGTGGTGCCTGGCTTGAAGGGTTTGCCTTCTGAAGCAGAATATGTATCTCAAAAAGTTGAAGAATGGCTCTTTAACGTTGGATGTACTCAAAAGCTAACAGATTTTGGATTTACAAAAGAAGATATTCCGACTTTAGTTAATCTTGCAAAAACAACACCTTCTCTAGATGGACTGCTATCTATAGCACCGATAGAGGCTACAGAGTCAGTTATTGAAAAGATTTATGTGGAATCTCTTTAA
- a CDS encoding DUF362 domain-containing protein produces MAHIITDECISCGACAAECPVEAIHEGTGKYEVDADTCIDCGACEAVCPTGAVKAE; encoded by the coding sequence ATGGCACATATTATAACAGATGAATGCATTAGCTGTGGTGCCTGTGCTGCAGAATGCCCTGTAGAAGCTATTCACGAAGGTACTGGCAAATATGAGGTAGATGCTGATACATGCATTGATTGTGGCGCATGTGAGGCTGTATGCCCAACAGGAGCTGTAAAAGCTGAATAA
- the ilvE gene encoding branched-chain-amino-acid transaminase, with amino-acid sequence MPVVYLNGEFVDREKAAISVFDHGFLYGDGVFEGIRTYDGVIFKLDDHLKRLYNMAKALLLDIPLSKEEMAEKICETVRRNNLKDAYIRLVVSRGKGDLGLDPYKCSKPTVVIIADEISLYPEEMYQNGLKIITSTYRRNSIQTLDPQIKSLNYLNNILAKIEAVKAGYPEALLLNLEGYVVECTGDNVFIVSDGVLYTPPSAAGALGGITRATVIDIAKKLGIPFEEKYFTLFNVYTADECFLTGTAAEAIPVTEVDNRVIGNGKPGEITKKIIEEFKKVRTLYGTKVY; translated from the coding sequence ATGCCTGTAGTATATCTTAATGGCGAGTTTGTAGATAGGGAAAAAGCAGCCATTTCTGTTTTTGACCATGGCTTCCTTTATGGTGATGGTGTTTTTGAAGGAATCAGAACATATGATGGTGTTATTTTTAAACTTGATGATCACTTAAAGAGGCTTTACAATATGGCAAAAGCGCTTCTTCTGGATATCCCTTTAAGCAAAGAGGAAATGGCTGAGAAAATTTGTGAGACAGTAAGGCGCAACAATTTAAAGGATGCATACATAAGGCTTGTTGTATCAAGAGGAAAAGGCGATTTAGGTCTGGATCCTTATAAATGTTCTAAGCCGACAGTCGTAATAATTGCGGATGAAATTTCTTTATATCCAGAAGAGATGTATCAAAATGGACTAAAAATAATTACATCCACATATAGACGAAATTCAATTCAGACTTTAGATCCGCAAATAAAGTCTTTGAATTATTTAAATAATATTCTAGCAAAAATCGAAGCAGTTAAAGCAGGTTACCCTGAGGCGCTTTTATTGAATTTAGAGGGTTATGTTGTGGAATGTACAGGAGACAATGTATTTATAGTATCGGATGGCGTTTTGTATACGCCGCCATCTGCTGCGGGAGCGCTTGGAGGCATAACAAGGGCCACTGTAATTGACATAGCAAAAAAATTAGGAATACCATTTGAAGAAAAGTATTTTACGCTCTTTAATGTATATACAGCGGATGAATGCTTCTTAACTGGTACTGCTGCAGAAGCTATTCCTGTAACTGAAGTTGACAATAGAGTAATTGGAAATGGGAAGCCTGGAGAAATTACGAAAAAAATCATTGAAGAATTCAAGAAAGTAAGAACTTTGTACGGAACAAAAGTATATTAA
- a CDS encoding alanyl-tRNA editing protein encodes MERMYYYDSYKRSFTANVIDASFVNGYYEIILDETYFYPESGGQPADTGTIDGIKVDNVVLKNNKVIHMLKEIPKNKSVFCEIDWEKRFDNMQQHSGQHLLSAVFYKLYNAETESFSIGDDCSHITLTNNNLSESELAVAEEEANKIIYSNLPISTYFVDNEELIKLPLRKKPKVNENIRIVEIKDIDYSPCGGTHVKSLGEIGLIKIRNYEKSKKGIRIEFLCGLRAIKDYNVKNNCINMLISLLSVKEDEILDKVNKLFLENKELKKELNKMKENILLYEAEKLISESIDLKKYKLVTKTFNDRDLKELRTLSQIVTKEKGIVCIVCSISKNANIVISRSEDVNININSFFNSVLDIIDGNGGGNQKMCQGCGKVENIDRALEKAIDIISNY; translated from the coding sequence ATGGAGAGAATGTACTATTATGACAGCTATAAAAGGTCTTTTACTGCTAATGTTATTGATGCAAGTTTTGTAAATGGATATTATGAAATAATTCTTGATGAAACATACTTTTATCCTGAAAGCGGTGGACAACCTGCAGATACTGGAACTATAGATGGAATAAAAGTTGATAATGTCGTTTTAAAAAATAATAAAGTCATTCATATGTTAAAAGAAATTCCTAAAAATAAAAGTGTATTTTGTGAAATAGATTGGGAAAAAAGATTTGACAATATGCAGCAACATAGCGGCCAACATCTTTTATCAGCAGTATTTTATAAATTATATAATGCAGAAACGGAAAGTTTTAGCATAGGAGATGATTGTTCGCATATAACATTGACGAACAACAATCTTAGTGAAAGTGAACTTGCAGTAGCTGAAGAGGAAGCAAATAAGATAATATATTCAAATTTGCCAATTTCGACATATTTTGTAGACAATGAAGAGTTAATTAAATTGCCTTTAAGAAAGAAACCAAAGGTTAATGAAAACATTAGGATTGTAGAGATTAAAGATATAGACTATTCACCTTGTGGAGGTACACATGTAAAAAGTTTAGGTGAAATAGGATTAATAAAAATTAGAAATTATGAGAAATCAAAAAAAGGTATCAGAATAGAATTTTTATGCGGTCTCAGAGCCATTAAAGATTATAATGTCAAGAATAATTGTATTAATATGTTAATATCATTATTATCTGTAAAAGAAGATGAAATTTTAGATAAAGTGAATAAATTATTTTTGGAAAATAAGGAATTAAAAAAGGAATTAAACAAGATGAAAGAAAATATACTTTTATATGAGGCAGAAAAATTAATTAGTGAATCAATTGATTTAAAAAAATACAAATTGGTGACAAAGACTTTTAATGACAGAGATTTAAAAGAATTAAGGACTTTATCTCAAATTGTCACAAAAGAAAAAGGGATTGTTTGTATTGTATGTAGTATTTCAAAAAACGCTAATATAGTTATATCGAGATCTGAAGATGTTAATATAAATATAAATTCGTTTTTTAATTCAGTATTAGATATAATAGATGGAAATGGTGGCGGAAATCAAAAAATGTGTCAAGGATGTGGAAAAGTAGAAAATATAGATAGAGCATTAGAGAAAGCTATTGATATCATATCAAATTACTGA
- a CDS encoding sulfide/dihydroorotate dehydrogenase-like FAD/NAD-binding protein yields the protein MNEILEKKQLNPTVKLMVINSPLMAKKAKPGQFVIVRVDEKGERIPLTIADYDNEKGTVTIIFQEVGMSTKKLGRLDVGDKLHDFVGPLGTPVEFSKDTKRVLAIGGGVGVAPLYPKVKMLNKNGVSIDSIIGGRSAEYVILEDEMRAVSDNLYITTDDGSKGRKGFVTDVLKELIEKGNKYDEVIAIGPLIMMKMVCRITKEYNIPTMVSMNPIMIDGTGMCGGCRVTVDGETKFACVDGPAFDGFKVDFDEAMRRQNMYKDMEKKALEKYEHECKLGGILNG from the coding sequence ATGAATGAGATTTTAGAGAAGAAACAATTAAATCCGACTGTAAAACTGATGGTTATAAATTCTCCTTTAATGGCAAAAAAGGCCAAACCAGGTCAATTTGTCATAGTGAGAGTCGATGAAAAAGGTGAACGTATCCCTTTGACTATTGCTGATTACGATAATGAAAAGGGTACTGTCACAATTATATTTCAGGAAGTTGGTATGAGTACAAAGAAGTTAGGTAGATTAGATGTTGGAGATAAATTGCATGATTTTGTAGGGCCATTGGGAACACCTGTAGAATTTTCAAAAGATACAAAAAGAGTATTAGCCATTGGCGGTGGAGTAGGAGTTGCACCACTTTACCCTAAAGTAAAAATGCTTAATAAAAATGGCGTATCAATAGATAGCATAATCGGAGGAAGAAGTGCGGAGTACGTCATACTTGAAGATGAAATGAGAGCTGTAAGTGATAATCTCTATATAACAACAGATGACGGAAGCAAAGGACGCAAAGGCTTTGTTACTGATGTGCTAAAAGAATTAATAGAAAAGGGCAACAAATACGACGAAGTAATAGCGATAGGACCATTGATAATGATGAAGATGGTATGTAGAATTACGAAAGAATACAACATACCTACAATGGTCAGTATGAATCCTATCATGATAGATGGAACAGGAATGTGTGGAGGATGTAGAGTCACAGTTGATGGCGAAACAAAATTTGCCTGCGTAGATGGACCTGCTTTTGACGGGTTTAAAGTAGACTTTGATGAGGCGATGAGGCGTCAGAACATGTACAAAGACATGGAGAAAAAAGCGTTAGAAAAATATGAGCATGAATGCAAGTTAGGGGGCATCTTAAATGGCTAA
- the gltA gene encoding NADPH-dependent glutamate synthase, protein MANMSLKKVQMPEQDPNVRNKNFKEVALGYEENMAVEEAERCIQCKNQPCVSGCPVHVQIPDFIKQIANRNFEGAYQKIKETNNLPAICGRVCPQESQCESVCTRGKKGEPVAIGRLERFAADWHMRNKEDKVEALKKNGRKVAVIGSGPAGLSCAGDLAKMGYDTTIFEAFHTPGGVLMYGIPEFRLPKEIVQKEIDSLKKLGVKIETNMVIGKILTIDDLFEMGYEAVFIGTGAGLPKFMGIPGENLNGVYSANEFLTRINLMKAYDFPNHPTPVKVGKKVAVVGGGNVAMDAARSAKRMGADEVYIVYRRSEEEMPARLEEIHHAKEEGIIFKLLTNPVRVIGDESGNVKGIECVNMVLGEPDQSGRRRPIEEKGSEHVIEVDTVIIAIGQSPNPLITSTTEGLEKQKWGGIIVNEDTLETSRKGVFAGGDAVTGAATVILAMGAGKKAAASIHKFLSEK, encoded by the coding sequence ATGGCTAATATGTCACTAAAAAAAGTACAAATGCCTGAACAGGATCCAAATGTACGAAACAAAAATTTCAAAGAAGTTGCACTGGGGTATGAAGAAAATATGGCTGTTGAAGAAGCAGAAAGGTGCATTCAATGCAAAAATCAGCCATGTGTCAGCGGCTGTCCTGTGCATGTTCAGATACCAGATTTCATAAAGCAGATAGCAAACAGAAACTTTGAAGGAGCATATCAAAAGATAAAAGAGACAAACAATTTACCTGCCATATGTGGAAGAGTATGTCCGCAGGAAAGCCAGTGCGAATCAGTATGTACAAGAGGCAAAAAAGGAGAACCTGTAGCCATAGGAAGGCTTGAAAGATTTGCAGCAGATTGGCATATGAGGAACAAAGAAGACAAAGTAGAAGCACTTAAAAAAAATGGCAGGAAAGTTGCAGTAATAGGCTCAGGACCTGCAGGACTATCATGTGCTGGCGATCTAGCTAAGATGGGATATGACACAACAATCTTTGAGGCATTTCATACACCCGGTGGAGTTTTAATGTACGGCATCCCTGAATTTAGACTTCCTAAGGAGATAGTTCAGAAAGAAATAGACTCATTAAAAAAATTAGGAGTAAAAATAGAGACAAACATGGTTATAGGCAAAATACTGACAATTGATGATCTATTTGAGATGGGATATGAAGCAGTGTTCATAGGAACAGGTGCAGGACTACCTAAATTCATGGGTATACCGGGAGAAAATCTAAATGGCGTATACTCAGCAAATGAATTTTTGACGAGGATAAATCTCATGAAAGCTTATGACTTTCCTAATCACCCTACACCTGTCAAAGTAGGCAAGAAGGTTGCCGTAGTTGGCGGTGGAAATGTAGCAATGGATGCTGCAAGATCTGCAAAGCGTATGGGAGCAGACGAAGTGTATATTGTATATAGAAGATCGGAAGAAGAAATGCCGGCAAGGCTTGAGGAAATACACCATGCAAAAGAAGAAGGAATCATATTTAAGCTATTAACAAATCCTGTGAGAGTAATTGGAGACGAAAGTGGCAATGTAAAAGGAATCGAATGTGTGAACATGGTTTTAGGTGAGCCTGACCAATCAGGAAGGAGAAGACCTATAGAAGAAAAAGGTTCAGAGCACGTAATAGAAGTAGACACGGTAATCATAGCTATAGGTCAAAGTCCAAATCCGCTTATAACATCCACGACTGAGGGACTCGAGAAACAAAAATGGGGTGGAATAATAGTCAATGAAGATACGCTTGAAACAAGCCGCAAAGGTGTATTTGCAGGTGGTGACGCTGTGACAGGAGCAGCAACGGTTATACTTGCAATGGGTGCTGGTAAAAAAGCAGCAGCATCGATACACAAGTTTTTAAGTGAAAAATGA
- a CDS encoding aspartyl-phosphate phosphatase Spo0E family protein — protein MYNKISILEEQISNLRDELDDLIKQEEVKYDIVLDLSRKLDDLIVLYVTTKAKKYLSNGDIVQ, from the coding sequence ATGTACAATAAAATATCTATATTAGAAGAACAGATAAGCAATTTACGAGATGAACTTGATGACTTAATAAAGCAGGAAGAAGTAAAATATGATATAGTGCTTGATTTGAGTCGAAAACTGGATGATTTAATCGTATTATATGTGACGACTAAAGCAAAAAAATATTTATCAAATGGTGATATTGTGCAATAA
- a CDS encoding gamma-glutamylcyclotransferase family protein, giving the protein MGKLYLAYGSNMNFMQMLRRCPKAKLIGPAILKNWKLIFRGKDKNAFATIEPSDNSEVPAILWEIEKTDEDALDKYEDYPILYHKEIVEAICENKPIKAMVYIMNPGNDIGRPSKRYYNIIKQGYIDAGFDIELLRS; this is encoded by the coding sequence ATGGGAAAACTATATTTGGCATATGGAAGCAATATGAACTTTATGCAAATGTTGAGAAGGTGCCCTAAAGCAAAATTAATTGGTCCTGCAATCCTTAAAAACTGGAAACTTATATTTAGGGGTAAAGATAAAAATGCCTTTGCTACTATTGAGCCATCAGATAATAGTGAAGTTCCGGCTATTTTATGGGAAATAGAAAAGACAGACGAAGATGCTTTAGACAAATATGAAGATTATCCGATTCTTTATCATAAAGAAATTGTAGAAGCTATATGTGAAAATAAGCCAATAAAAGCAATGGTTTATATAATGAACCCTGGAAATGATATAGGAAGACCTAGTAAGAGATATTACAATATTATAAAACAAGGTTATATAGACGCAGGGTTTGATATTGAGCTGCTTAGATCTTAA